A single genomic interval of Dromiciops gliroides isolate mDroGli1 chromosome 1, mDroGli1.pri, whole genome shotgun sequence harbors:
- the LOC122737130 gene encoding 6-phosphogluconate dehydrogenase, decarboxylating-like encodes MAQADIALIGLAVMGQNLVLNMNDHGFVVPLLEAGDIIIDGGNSEYRDTTRRCQDLKAKGILFVRSGVSGGEEGARYGPSLMPGGNKEAWPHIKTIFQSIAAKVGTGEPCCDWVGDEGAGHFVKMVHNGIEYGDMQLICEAYHLMKDVLGMEHDEMAKVFEEWNKTELDSFLIEITANILKFHDTDGQHLLPKIRDSAGQKGTGKWTAISALEYGVPVTLIGEAVFARCLSSLKDEGIQASKKLAGPPKTKFGGDKKSFLEDIQKALYASKIISYTQGFMLLRQAAKEFGWTLNYGGIALMWRGGCIIRSVFLGKIKDAFDWNPQLQNLLLDDFFKTAVQKCQDSWRQAISTGVQAGIPMPCFTTALSFYDGYRHEMLPANLIQAQRDYFGAHTYELLAKPGQFIHTNWTGHGGSVSSSSYNA; translated from the coding sequence ATGGCCCAAGCTGATATTGCACTGATTGGATTGGCTGTCATGGGCCAGAACCTGGTTTTAAACATGAATGACCATGGCTTTGTGGTGCCTTTATTGGAGGCTGGTGACATCATCATCGATGGGGGGAATTCAGAGTATAGAGATACCACAAGGCGATGCCAAGACCTCAAGGCCAAAGGCATCTTGTTTGTGAGAAGTGGTGTGAGCGGTGGTGAAGAGGGGGCCCGCTATGGGCCATCTCTCATGCCTGGAGGGAACAAAGAAGCCTGGCCCCACATCAAGACGATCTTCCAAAGCATTGCTGCCAAAGTGGGCACTGGGGAGCCCTGCTGTGATTGGGTGGGAGACGAGGGTGCTGGGCACTTTGTCAAGATGGTGCACAATGGGATAGAATATGGAGATATGCAGCTGATCTGTGAGGCCTACCACCTGATGAAAGATGTCCTGGGCATGGAGCATGATGAGATGGCCAAGGTATTTGAAGAATGGAATAAGACAGAGCTGGACTCCTTCCTAATTGAAATCACAGCCAATATCCTTAAGTTCCATGATACCGATGGCCAGCATCTCCTACCGAAGATCAGGGATAGTGCTGGCCAGAAGGGCACTGGGAAGTGGACGGCCATCTCGGCGCTGGAGTACGGGGTCCCCGTGACCCTCATTGGAGAAGCTGTCTTCGCCCGGTGTCTATCGTCTTTGAAGGACGAAGGGATCCAAGCCAGCAAGAAGTTGGCAGGCCCCCCTAAGACCAAGTTTGGGGGTGACAAGAAGTCATTCTTGGAGGACATTCAAAAGGCCCTGTATGCCTCCAAGATCATCTCCTACACCCAAGGCTTTATGCTTCTGCGTCAGGCAGCCAAGGAGTTCGGCTGGACCCTCAATTACGGTGGCATTGCCCTGATGTGGAGGGGAGGCTGCATCATCCGCAGCGTCTTCCTAGGGAAGATCAAAGACGCCTTTGACTGGAACCCCCAGCTCCAGAACCTTCTCCTGGATGATTTCTTTAAGACAGCCGTGCAGAAATGCCAGGACTCTTGGAGGCAGGCAATCAGCACTGGCGTGCAGGCTGGCATCCCCATGCCCTGCTTCACCACTGCGCTTTCCTTCTATGATGGGTACAGACACGAGATGCTGCCCGCCAACCTTATCCAGGCCCAAAGGGATTACTTCGGGGCTCACACCTATGAACTCTTAGCCAAACCAGGACAGTTCATCCACACCAACTGGACGGGCCATGGTGGCAGTGTGTCCTCCTCGTCCTACAATGCCTAA